The DNA sequence TATTTCTCGGTTTATATAAGTAAATAAGTTGTATAATTTTATCTGTGATTACCACAACAACGCGCGGGTATCCTTTcagttgatatatatatatatatatatgttttcaaTCAATATTTTGTGTCTTGAtagaaaatacaaaaatatGATCACTCTAACAAGCTATATATCTTTGTTtctttgaaaataccccttccatccaaaattataagacattctgAGAATTTTGGAAAGTTAAAGCAttttaagtttaaccaaaattatagaaaaaattataaatatttatgacatcaaatagatatattatgaaaatgtaattaatgaagaacctaatgatacttagttgatatcataaatattattatcttatcatataaatttggttaaacttaaaatactttgactctctagGATTCTTGGAATGCCTTATAATTTAGGTTGGAGGGAGTATAAAGTAATACCCTTTTACATTCTATGGTTCACAATAAAAAGCATGATACTATCGGATTACagttatttttttcattttctgtTGCAAGTTCAGATTTCTCCTAGCCTTTTTTTTCTGGTTCAACATTATTtctcttgattttttttggacATTTGGATAAACGTGGAAATAGAAGTAGGATAGtgctaataataatagtaatgaaTCTACTGtggcaaataaataaaaaatccaTACTTAATGCATGAGATAAATCAGGATGAAAACTGACTATGGCATACATAAGAGAACCAACTACACTGAGATATGGGACTCTAGACATGTACTTATTTTTACAACAATCAGCATATTATTAACGTAAAGAAGCAAATAAATAGCTGAGCTATTAATAATCTTCAAATAAACACAACTATCATAATCAGACCACTTAAATCTATGAGAGAGCATAAATGAGTCAAATGTCTTATACCATTGCCTAGGAGATTGTTTCAAACAAAAAAGAGACTTCTTTAGTCTATACACAAGGTTTTCTTTTACATGAATAACAAAACCTTTAGGTTGGTTCATATAAATGTCTTCTTCCAACTCTCCATATAAGAATGcagttttaatatcaagttgCTCAAGTTCATAATTATGCATGGCAACAATACTAAGCAAAGTGCGAATAGAACTATGCTTAACAACTAAAGAAAAAACTTTATTACAATCAATATATGGAATCTGGCAATAACCTTTAGCAACCAACCTTGCTTTAGACCTTGCTAGCTCACTTGGAGAAATACCCTCCTTTCTCTTGAAAATCTATTTGCAGTAGACAAACTTTTTATTCTTGTGCAATTTCACTAAATCTCAAGTACCATTATTTTCAAGTGATTCCATCTCATCTTGTATAGCGGCCATCCAATTGTTGCAGTTAGCAGAAGTAATAGCCTTAGAATAATTAGAAGgttctgaattaccttcaatctcctctacAACACTCATAGCATAAGCAACATTGCATTCTTTAATCAACCTTTTAACTGGTTTAGGCTGCCTTCTGACCCTACCAACAACAATAGAACATTTTGGAGACTACACAGCTGGAGAAGAATGCTCAACaatagatgaatcatcaacaatTGGAGAAATTTTTAGCAATGGTTTGTGCACTGTGTTCCATTGTTTTTTATGTTTGCTGAACTTACATTGGTAAATGATAATGAAGATCAGGTAACCTAAAACAACACCATTCACTCTGCCTGTATTGAAACGCTGAATGGCTGAAGCAGTGAAGTTTGAAACTAAAACACAGACTGAAACTAAATTTGTGACTCTACCTATATGTTAGATTGTCACTACCATCTACCATATGTCTCAGTTATGCAATATAGTGTTAACTGTTATGCACTTATCAGCTAACCTATGGAAGTGTCAATGTCTTCTAAAATCCTTTATACTTGGCCATAAATTGCATGTGTGAGGGGGGGACTAAATGGCTCAGTGCCACTATACCTTACTTACTGTTTTGGTGTATCTGCTTCTGCGATTTAAAAAATTGGCAGAAACCATAAGTTACATAGTTTAATTCACTGATCCCAATCAACCCTGTGCTCCAAGTAGTACAGCCTCTCCAACAAGAAAATTATATGCAGATCAGGGAATCTATCAAAGAAAATTCTTGGAAGCTCCAAAAACACAGAATTTGAATCATAGCAAATTGCACTGCTTCTGTTCGCAAGATGACTAACTGCTAAAATGAAACAGAACCACTATGCTCTTCTGCTCTTGTGCCTTATGATCATCAAGCAAATAACATTGCAAAAGAATAATTAAACAGAGCATATTCCTATAGCTACTACCCTGCCATCTGCTGTCAAAAGCTCCAGCATAACATAAAATCGAATAAAAGTTTTTTTACTACAGTATAGTATGACAGATGCATTTCCTTCAAGATAGTCAGTATAGTTATTAGCTGGTGCACTGCATGGTCAATGGAAACCAAATGCACAAAGATTGAAACTGAATGTCGTTGGTCTAAAATACCAGTAGTATGCACGACTATTctaaatttaataaaaaaaagtgTCAGTTTAGCTTTTCAAGAAACTAACTAATAGGGATCCTTTCTATTCAGATCTGAGGGATAGAGGGGAAAACAACACAAACTCACTTTGGTGCTATGGATCCAGGAAATTAAGCTTGGAAATAAAAAATCAGTACACAGCAGGAAGGGACAAGAGATGCCCAACAAAGATGTGGCATAGTAGCGCTTTGCCAGGCGCAGGCCACGAAGGCAATGGGAAGTTGGACAAACAATACGGTCCTCGCTATCTCCTCATCTGCTGCTCTAGATCCCACACCACTGCCCTGTAGTACGCTGCCATCCTCAAGCGGGTGGCCGGAGGGGGCCCAACACGCCGTCACCAACCGGGAGGGAGGTGTCCAATAGCTGCCATTCATGGGAGAGGATCCTCGCGTAGTCGCGCCACTGCCGGCGAGGGAGAAGGTGCCGAGGATCGCTATTAAAGGAGCCAAGGAGCGCTAGGAAGCAGGAGGGGGCgatcgcggcggcggcgtgggcgAGCGCGAGTGGTGAAGAAGGCGCGGGTTGAGGAAGGAGATCGCCTGGGGAGTGGATGGGGAACCCTGATTTCTTTTTTTCGGATGGAGGGTTCACGCGCGAGGGAGGCCGCGGATCGCATGGGCAGACAGACGAACCAAGTTCGATTGTTGCACCAAAAAATGTTCATactttagtctttttagttgtatagGAGAAAATACAACATTCCATCAAAATACCACCATAATATAGTGAAATTCGACACCTCTTTGTACTGAATCCAAACTCTAACTACATATGTAGACAATCACGATAAGGAGCCCCAAACGAACCACATACACTATATATGGATTGATGTAGATCATTAGAGTGCAGCCAAATAAAAAAGGCTAAAGTTTTGTTGAGGAATTAATATATGTGAGACGTGATTTTGATTGGACTTGCAGTTGTTGTGGTATGGGAGGTAAGGAACAATTTTGTTGATCTAGTGACCAAGAGAAGGATTAGTACAGATAGATGACATCATGCTCATGCTTAAAGTCGAAAGAGTATGGTATACAAACTTTGCTTCGAAGAAAAGGAAGTCAATATACCAAACTTGGTCGTTCTGTGCTCGGCGTATCGACGGATCGAATTTAGAACTCCACCTATCACAAAGCAAAAGcagagctcaaaaaggaaaaagaaaaagaaaagcaaaTTAAGAGCAGAGAGCTTGTAGCCCGCGTTTTTCTCCCGATAAAGAAGAGAGAGCCAGTAGCTAGAGAGACGCTGCACTTTGTGTGTTGCGTCCAAATTAAAGCAACGGAGGTCAGGCACCCATGGCTGCAACGGAGACGGAAGTGATAGGATCATCAGTAGGCATGGATCCCGCCTTGTACAAGGCCGCGACGCAAGGGAGCGTGAGGAGCCTGCGGAAACTGGTGGTGAGAGACGTCAAGATCCTCAACTCCAAGACGCCGCAGGACAACACGGCGCTCCACCTGGCTGCCTTGCACGGGCACGCGGAGTTCGCCCGCGAGGTCCTCGCCGTGAGCGAGGAGCTGATGGTCGCACTACGCGGCGCAGAAGAACAACTCGCACGTGGTGGAGTTGCTGCTCATCAGGAAGACGGAGCTGGCCTACAGCCGAAACAAGGATCGGCAATCCCCGCGGCACGTCGCCGCGCAGTACGGCTCGACGGACGTTATCAAGGCGCTGCTCCGGCACTGCTCCGATGTGGCCGAGATGGAGGACGGCAACGGCCGAAACGCCTTCCACGCCTCCATCATCAGTGGCAATGAGAGCACGATCAGGTGCCTGCTCCGCCATGTCCGTCCCACGGAGCTTCTTCTTAACCGCGTCGATGGCTACGGCGACACGCCTCTGCACCTCGCCGTCAAGATGAGCCGCGTCCACTTCGCGCTGCTGCTCCTCAACGACGTCCGCGTGGTCGACCCCTGCGTCCGCGACTACCAAGGCCAGACGGCACGCAGCCTCGTCGAGAAAAAGCTCAACACCGACGAGACAGATACCTACGAGATGCACCTCTGGACCCAGCTCATGCAGCAAGAGTCCAAAAGGtgcagcaggcagcagctgcCGCCCACTGTCTCCGACAGACGCAGGCCCCTCAACAGTAAAGACTTCGACAGTGTCGTTGATGCCTACTTCCTCGCCGCCACCCTCATCGCCACTGTCACCTTCGCCGCCACCTTCACCATGCCCGGCGGCTACGACCAGGCCAAGGGCATCGCCCTTCATGGCAACAACAGGGTGTTCAAAACGTTCGTGATCTCCAATAGCGTCGCTATGTGCAGCTCCATCGTCGTCATCTTCTTGCTCATCTGGGCGAGGCAGGAGCCCGCGATTCTGAGGCTCCACTACCTTGCGTGGAGTCAAAAGCTGACCATCGTCGCCTGCCTCGCTATGCTCCTCTCGCTCATGACCGCAGTCTATATCACCGTGGCGCCAACAGCGCCGTGGCCTGCCTATgctgtcatagccatcggcatttGCAGCCCAGGCCTCTTCTTCGTCATATCATGGATGGGGAAGGCGACGATCAATGTCCACTAACACCTAGCTACtcatcaacatatatatatatatatatatatatatatatatatatgtgctaGCTCCATGCGCGACTACCATATATGAATTCAACCAAAAAGAATGTTGCTTAATTATTCAGTTATTCTAACAAGCATTTATGAATTTTTTTATTGCATTGGCCTCTCTTGCCATTTGAAAAATAGGAGAATCATGCATGTATGTACCTCCTTAAACATTGCAAAGTGTCGTATTTGTTTGAGTAAATTTCACCAATGGCCCTTAAACATGCTCCAAATTTGGGTTCCTGTACTTGCAAATTGCAAACTCAACTTCCCCAAGTTGCATTATTGCACCATCGACCCCGGCACCTCACCATCCTCGCCCTCACCAGTCACCACAGCTATGGAGCAAACTTTATACGAGGCTCTTATGCTCATCTCGAGGAAGGAaagcgaagagcaactctaaagGATTGGAGGCTTTGTGGAGTGTCTTGCATTGCGTGTGATTGGCTGACTCATAGTCTAGTGCTCGCGTCGAAGCCTACCTTGCGAGGTAGTTGAGCAAGTGGAGGAGAGATGATCCTCAAACTCGCATCAATATGGAGTTGCTGGTCGATCAGTAAGTCACTAAACCATAAGATATATCGTGCATCATCCCCTTGTGGTTTTGTCCACTctctacttttttttctttcaaaaaCATGCATTGGATGTGCTTCATTAAGGAAAAGATACAAAAAAACCTAGGGTTGCAAAACGGCGATATGCCAATGGCAGCCCACCAGGGGACACACAGACACGAGAGGCACCGGCTGCAGCGGTGGCGCTAGAAAGGTGTACTAACTTAGCTAGGGCACTATAGACTTGCGACTAAGGAAAGAgatggttttttttttgaggaaaactGGAGGGGTTTACACCCCTACAGCACaattatattaaaaaaaagaaaccaaGGTTCAATACAGAACAACGAAAAGGGAAAGAAGAAAAAGCATGGGGGGATGGGGGAATGGGGGGGGAAGAGGAATCAGGATACAAAGAATGAAATGAAGAAGAGCAGTGAGGCTACTGCAGAAAGCCAAGCTACATAAGATTTGCAGTCCATTGTTCTATTAAGGGAAAGTAGCTTCTTTTTGCTCTGAGCAGGAACAGTTTGCACTCATCCCAGAATGAGTTCTTGGCTGCTTGCAAGGAGGGGTTGTTTCCTCTAAAGATCAAGTCATTTCTCATTTCCAGATGGTCCGGGCCATTAAGATGATGGCTTCCATAAAGAAAGGTACCCCCAATTGTACCTTGAAGCTCTGTAGAATTCTGAAGGGTTCAGTACTGGTGTCACTCTGTACATTGATGAGCTGCCAGCACTGGGAGGCAAATGGGCACTCCAGTAGGAGATGTATTACTAATTCCTCCACTGCATTGTTGCATAAAACACAGGAGTAGCTTGGTTTCTAAGGAGTTGTCTGGTGCTGATTCTGTCCTTCATTACCAACCAAAAGAACACCTTATGCTTGTTTTGACAGGAAGATTTCCATAGCCAACTAAATGCTTGGGGAATAGTAGAGTGACCACTGAGTTGTTTGTAGGCTTTTTTAACTGAAAAAGATTGGTTGTTCCAGATGTATCTCCAGGCATCCTGAGCTTCAGTTGTACCCTCTGCTTGTACTAGTTGTAACAGCTGTTGTAACTGGGAATGGGCTTGCTGGGACAAGGGGAGGAAGAAGATGGATTCAAAATTCTGCGCTTCCTTCATTTTCGTAAAGGAGATTTGTTTTTCTCTAACAAAGGAAAAAAGCTCTGGAAAAACATTACGAAGTGCACCATGTCCCCACTGGTCTTCCCATAGCATGCATGTACTGCCTGAGCCTATGTTCACTTGAGCCATTCCTTTGAACTTGTCCAGGAGCTTTAAAACATCCCTCCACCAAAAAGAGCCTCTCTTGTTTGTGGTGGAAAAACTGCcatttgcataatatttttccCATATGAGCTATACCCATGGTATGTCCGCCTTATTAAAGAACTTATGAAGTTGTTTGATGAGTAGAGCTTCATTCTGGGTTTTGATATCGATAATTCCAAGCCCTCCTTCTTTCTTATCCCTGCATACCACTTTCCAAGCTACCTTGGGTCTTTGTTTAGCATTTATGTCAGCACCTCTCCATAGGCATAGCTTTCTGAACTTGTCAATTTTCTCTATTACTATCTGCTGCAGTAAGAAGGTACTCATGCAAAACATTGGCATTGCAGACAACACTGAATTGGTGATCTCAAGTCTCCCTGCTTGGTTTAGGAAGGTTGAGGTTGCTGCTAGCCTTCTCTCACACTTTGTCACCAGTGGTGAAAAGTCTATTGCTTTGGGCCTTGAAATACTTAGAGGAAGGCCTAGGTATGTAAAGGGGAGAGAGCCTATGTCGCAATTGAATGTTCTGGCTAGGTGCTGCAGTTTTTCTGGGCTGATGTTGATTGGTACCATAACAGATTTATTGTAGTTTACCTTGAGACCAGTTGATTCCCAAAGGAGTAGAGAAGAGCTTTTAGAGCCAGCAGTTGCCTACTGGATGCCTCCATTACTAGGAGAGTGTCATCTGCATATTGTAGTATTGGGAAATCTTGTGTGTACTGCAGAGGTATTGGTCTAATAGTAATGTTTCTGCTGCAAGCTTCATTAATAATGGACTGCAGGAGATCAGCTGCTAGCACAAAAAGCAGTGGTGATAGAGGATCACCCTGCCTTAGTCCTCTTTTGCAATGGAATACTTTACCAGGGACTCCATTCAGTAGAACTGATGATGTGCCTGAGCTTATGATGTCCTTGATCCAGGAGATCCATTTTATTTCCAAACCCTTTAGCTTCTAAAATTTGCAGGATAGCTTGATGCTCCACTTTGTCAAAGGCTTTCTCAAAGTCCAACTTCAGAATGATTAGCTCTTTCTTGGACTTATGGCAGAGATGCAGATACTCCAGTGCCCATGCTAGGCAATCTTGGATCGTCCTTGTTTTTATGAACCCATATTGGTTCTGATGAACCATACTTTTTATTTGAGCCTGCAATCTGTTTTCTAGCAACTTGGTGATTATTTTCATAGAGGCATTCAACAGAGATATGGGCCTGAAATCACTAGTAATGATTGGGCTATCTTTCTTTGGGATTAAGGTTATGTATGATCCATTAATGCTTGCCAGACACACCTCCCCTTCTTGGAATTTTTTGCATAACTTGATGATGTCCTGACCAATGAGTGGCCAACATCCCTTTAAAAATTCATTAGAAAAGCCATCAGGGCCTGGTGATTTGTTATTAGACAGGTTGTTAACCACTCCTTCAATCTCTTGTACACTGAAAGGTTGATCCAGATGATCCAGATTCTGCGATGTGCCCATGAggttgttgaggttgaaggccaTGTGACTGAACTCTGAGATTCCCATTCTATTTTTGAAGGAGTGCCGTAAAATCAGAGCTTTTTGTTCAAGCCCCTGGTGTGTATTTCCTTGATCATCTGAGAGGGAAGCTATTTTGTTGCCTCTAtgtctgatagttgcattcacATGAAAGAATTTTGTTGCTGCATCTCCTTCTTTTACCCATCTTATCTTTCTGGTTGATGGCCGAGCCTTCTAGATAGCTATGGCGGTCAGCAACGCAAGACACCGAAAGCCCGCAGCGATCTAGGCGTCCGCCTCTCTCATAATTAGCGCGAACAACGGAGCTGGAATCCTTGCCTTGTTGTCGAATGTTCTCCGGTTGTGCTCTTTTCAAGTGTTCCGAGAGACGAGCAGCACGAGTGAGTCGAAGCTTCTCGAAGATCTTTGGAACAGCTGTTCTTGCTGCCACCAATCTGGCAAGCGGAACCAGGTGCTGCAGCCCCGCTGTCCTCAGCAGTCGGTGCCAAATCTCTCGGGTGAACACTGAAACGCAGGAGGCTAAAAAGTGATCATCAGTGGTCTCATCGTGTTGATCGCATAGCACGAAGGCCGCGTCATGCTGAAGGCCATGCCATTCGCATCGCTCAGCAGTCCATAGGCGACCGTGACAAGCTAGCGAGAAGAAGAATTTCACCTTGGGCGGCACTACAGATCTCCAAACCTGCTTGGCGCCAAACAATGTTTTTTGAAGAACCGGCGCCAAACAATGTAGTCATGCCTCTGGCTTGAAGAAGGATCATGTATGCCGAGGAGGCAGTGTACGCGCCGTTCTCCGTCCATTTCCAGATTTAGCGATCGGAATCTAAAGGTCGGAGCTGAACCCCGTTGATAGAGGTCGACGTACTCATAGAGAACTGCTTAGTGCACTGGTGATATCTCTTGTCCACTGGCCATGTGACAACACATCCTTGATGTTGATGGCTTGTTGGCGCCGCTGATGGCTCACCGCTCTGAAAAAAGTTTGGCGCGAAGGAACAAATGGCACTGCCCCGGCAACCAAGCGTCTGTCCAGAATCACGCGGGCACCAAAAGAAGTTAACTTATTAATGACGGTTTGATTCTGTGATGGACAAGCAAAAATCTATCACGTTTAACTATCTATGATGGTCCATAGAAACGTCATCTAATCTTCATCATACATTTTTTGGACCAAAATAGAACGTCACGGCCAGAGGGCAACTATAGGAATAGACTATGGTGATGAACTGAACCGTCATGATTTTGCTACCATGTCACCTATTGTCTTGTCATTTGGTGATATTGGATTTGACTTGGCTCCCACCTTGCCACATCATCACTAGGCTTTTTATGGCCTATTTTTTCCAATTAGACCCATGTTTTGtgtatttttttattaagtTAGGCCTATATTTTAGTAGGCACTATTGGGCCAACCCaattgcatggtagaaatggcCTATTTTGGCCCACAACATATCAGGAAACATTCAAATTTAAATAGCACCAAATTTAAATTTAATGGACAGCAGTTTCATATTTAAATTCACAACACATTCAAATGAAAATTCACATGATTCATATCATCACAAATGACCACAGATCATCACAGATGACCGCAGATCATCACCGATAAACATAAATATGCCATCACATataaatatactccctccgtctcaaattataagtcattccaagaatgttagagagtcaaagttttttaagtttgaccaaatttatatagcaaaataataacatttgcggtaccaaccaagtatcattagattctttattagttatattttaatagtgtacctattttatgacataaatctttatatttctctttatatttttttgtcaaacttgaaaatgctttgactctccaagattcttagaatgacttataattttgaatggagggagtaggtcTCATCACCACATACATCTCAATATAGTTGCACTTAAAGTTTGACACAACAAAGATGTACATCAGACCTTACATAAGTTCACAGAACATGCATCCATCACAAAAAACCATGCATGCATAGGTCAAAGACCATGCTGCAGTTCACATGCACATAAGTTCATAATTGCACAATCATGCATCATTTCCGCCAAAAGACCTTGGAGCCACCGGTTCACATCACAACATCCATCAGCAAAACATGCAATAAACATCAAAGTGCACCAGGCAAGAACCCAAGCCAACCTTACTGTGTTGCTTGGTCTCCTGAAACCATGGATATGAAAGTCTTGATTAGTGCATCAATGTTAGCTTCCCTTTTCTTCGACTCCTCTTCTCTCATAGCCATAGCTGCTTCTTTTTCCTCCAACTTCTTCATCATTTCATCCATTTGTTGTTGTTGAGTCTTGACAATGTTAGATATATTATGGGTTTACCCATGAAATAtttaatatatcaaataattctAAGGGCTGTATAAATAATGTGCATATAATGGTTTAACACCATAATATATGTGATATTTGTTTTGCCACTTAAGTTGAGtaaaaataggagtttcttctcTTTAACACCTGATTAAATTGGGAGTTTCAGGAGTTATAGGAGTTTCTAATTCTAATGACATGAGTTACTGGATTTATTCATTCATGATGGCATGAGTTTCTCTTATGAGCGTTTATTCGTTCATGATGATGGGAGTTTCTCCTCTTGAATGTTTATTTCATGACGTCCCATGCACTGTCTCTTGATTTTCTGTGTCCACTCATCTTCCCTAGCTATGATATAAATATCCTATGGTCATCTATTCTTTGAGGTAGAGAAAGACGCTTGCACACACAACCAAAGTTCTGCTGCCACAAAAGCTCTTCCCATTCCGGTACTTGCGCGCACAAGTTCTCGAAGAGTAGGCCTCCAGAACGCTTGTCGTATTCGGGTTCATCTGCACGGGTGAAAGGCGGCAATCACGTTTTTCGGGAGTGTCGTTGGCGGCACGACTACTTGAATCGTCCTCTTCTTCCTAGTGTCGACGCACGTCATCGGGTTGATCGACACTGCAACACTCCTCCACTACATCGAGCGGGACGACTACTCCGATAGGCGCTATGTCAACTAGCGCAACCGGCTCTGGTGCCGCTGGGTATAATCATATACTCTTCTTTCCAACAAGGTCTTGTGTTAGATTCTTGCTGGTTAGCCTTGTCTACATGACGTTCTTGcttagaacacacaagcacgttTTCGATGTCACCAACATAATTATCATGTTATTTTTCTGGATTAAATTACTGGTGAATTTGCCTAATATTTTAACAGACAATCTCCCTAAGGTCACTTGAAGTTTCCTTCTCCACCACCAGTTCCTCTTGTAGGTCAGACTCAGCACTACCACGGGTGGCATTGCTTTTCAGCCCCACATTTACAAGAAATATGTTCTTCTTAGTTTTCTGAACAAGAGCCTCAGAGAGCACCT is a window from the Sorghum bicolor cultivar BTx623 chromosome 5, Sorghum_bicolor_NCBIv3, whole genome shotgun sequence genome containing:
- the LOC8074336 gene encoding protein ACCELERATED CELL DEATH 6, translating into MEDGNGRNAFHASIISGNESTIRCLLRHVRPTELLLNRVDGYGDTPLHLAVKMSRVHFALLLLNDVRVVDPCVRDYQGQTARSLVEKKLNTDETDTYEMHLWTQLMQQESKRCSRQQLPPTVSDRRRPLNSKDFDSVVDAYFLAATLIATVTFAATFTMPGGYDQAKGIALHGNNRVFKTFVISNSVAMCSSIVVIFLLIWARQEPAILRLHYLAWSQKLTIVACLAMLLSLMTAVYITVAPTAPWPAYAVIAIGICSPGLFFVISWMGKATINVH